Proteins from one Oscillatoria sp. FACHB-1406 genomic window:
- the devC gene encoding ABC transporter permease DevC, protein MMGLIRQLQRRTPLGWLQLRHDKGRLMVALAGIAFADVLMFMQLGFQGSLYDSNTRVNRAMLADIVLLSPKALNLQNMSTFSRRRLLQAKDVPGVQTATALYVGSITWKNPQTLLSATVQVLGFAPDEPTFNLPEVEQQLDKLKLPDNVLFDRKARGKYADAIARIDRGEKVTTEVDRRTLTIAGLFSLGASFGADGSLMASDQTFLHLFPRRNAASISIGLIRVKPGSDPQQVATALKGHLPEDVRVLTYQEYVEFEKNYWRVASPVGFVFGLGTAMAFVVGVVIVYQVLSTDVNAHLKEYATFKAMGYSNSYLLGVVFEEAIILAVLGFIPGSIWPLGLYALAAKATALPIHMTASRAVIVFLLTVIMCLLSGAIATRKLQSADPAEMF, encoded by the coding sequence ATGATGGGATTAATTCGGCAACTCCAACGTCGGACTCCGCTGGGATGGTTGCAACTGAGGCATGACAAAGGTCGTTTAATGGTTGCCCTGGCTGGGATTGCCTTTGCAGATGTATTGATGTTCATGCAACTCGGCTTTCAGGGTTCCTTATACGACAGCAACACCCGCGTCAATCGCGCCATGTTAGCAGACATCGTTTTGCTCAGTCCGAAAGCGCTAAATCTGCAAAATATGTCCACCTTTTCGCGGCGGCGACTGCTGCAAGCGAAGGACGTTCCCGGCGTTCAAACGGCAACCGCGTTGTATGTCGGTAGCATCACTTGGAAAAATCCTCAAACGCTGCTCAGTGCAACCGTTCAAGTTTTAGGTTTCGCGCCCGACGAGCCAACCTTTAACTTACCAGAAGTCGAGCAACAACTCGACAAGCTCAAATTGCCCGATAATGTACTGTTCGATCGCAAAGCGAGGGGGAAGTATGCAGATGCGATCGCGCGCATCGATCGCGGAGAAAAGGTAACAACAGAAGTCGATCGACGCACCTTAACCATTGCCGGACTCTTTAGCTTAGGCGCATCCTTTGGGGCGGATGGTAGCTTGATGGCAAGCGACCAAACCTTTTTGCATCTATTCCCACGTCGCAATGCGGCTAGTATTAGTATCGGACTGATTCGAGTCAAACCGGGCAGCGATCCCCAGCAAGTTGCAACGGCCTTAAAAGGGCATCTGCCGGAGGATGTGCGCGTTTTAACGTATCAGGAATACGTGGAATTTGAGAAAAACTATTGGCGAGTTGCAAGTCCGGTGGGATTTGTATTTGGCTTGGGAACGGCAATGGCTTTTGTGGTGGGCGTTGTCATCGTTTATCAAGTGCTATCGACAGACGTAAATGCCCACCTCAAGGAATATGCAACCTTCAAAGCAATGGGCTACAGCAATTCCTATTTATTGGGCGTAGTGTTTGAAGAAGCAATTATCCTTGCAGTTTTAGGCTTTATTCCCGGTTCGATCTGGCCGTTGGGCCTTTATGCCCTAGCCGCCAAAGCAACCGCCTTACCGATTCATATGACCGCTTCTAGGGCAGTAATTGTGTTCCTGTTAACGGTAATCATGTGCTTGCTTTCCGGCGCGATCGCAACTCGAAAACTTCAGTCTGCCGATCCCGCAGAAATGTTTTAA
- the lipA gene encoding lipoyl synthase, with protein sequence MTVKPEWLRVKAPQWQRVGSVKEILRDLGLNTVCEEASCPNIGECFNAGTATFLIMGPACTRACPYCDIDFEKKPQALDPLEPLNLAEAVRRLKLNHVVITSVNRDDLTDGGAMQFQRCIAEVRKVSPQTTIEVLIPDLCGNWEALAAILAAKPEVLNHNTETVPRLYRRVRPQGDYARSRELLRRTRELAPEIYTKSGIMVGLGETDEEVRQVMRDLREDSCDILTIGQYLQPSQKHLGVQEFVTPQQFEAWRNYGEEIGFLQVVSSPLTRSSYHAEQVRELMERYPR encoded by the coding sequence GTGACAGTTAAACCAGAGTGGTTGCGGGTAAAAGCCCCTCAATGGCAGCGAGTGGGCAGCGTTAAGGAAATTTTGCGGGATTTGGGCTTAAATACGGTCTGCGAGGAGGCTTCTTGCCCGAATATCGGCGAATGCTTCAACGCAGGGACGGCTACTTTCTTAATTATGGGGCCAGCCTGCACCCGCGCTTGTCCCTACTGCGATATCGATTTCGAGAAGAAACCGCAAGCGCTAGATCCCCTCGAACCGTTGAATCTTGCTGAAGCGGTACGACGTTTAAAATTAAATCACGTCGTCATTACCTCGGTGAACCGCGATGACTTAACCGATGGCGGTGCAATGCAGTTTCAGCGCTGTATTGCCGAAGTTCGCAAGGTTTCGCCCCAGACGACGATTGAGGTATTAATCCCGGATTTGTGCGGGAATTGGGAGGCTTTAGCGGCAATTTTGGCGGCAAAACCGGAAGTTCTCAACCACAATACGGAGACAGTGCCGCGTTTGTATCGCCGCGTCCGTCCTCAAGGAGATTATGCGCGATCGCGGGAACTTTTGCGCCGCACCCGCGAGTTAGCCCCCGAAATTTATACGAAATCGGGCATTATGGTGGGGTTGGGCGAGACGGATGAAGAAGTCCGCCAGGTGATGCGAGATTTACGCGAAGATAGTTGCGATATTCTCACCATCGGGCAATATTTACAACCGTCCCAGAAACATTTGGGCGTACAAGAATTCGTTACGCCGCAGCAGTTTGAAGCTTGGCGCAACTATGGGGAGGAAATTGGTTTTTTACAAGTCGTTTCTTCGCCGCTAACTCGCAGTTCTTACCACGCCGAACAAGTCCGCGAGTTGATGGAACGCTATCCGAGGTAA
- a CDS encoding DevA family ABC transporter ATP-binding protein codes for MPTKLAMESAISIGHLNHYFGKGQLRKQVLFEIDLEINTGEIVIMTGPSGSGKTTLLTLIGGLRAAQSGSLQVLGQELYGATSQQLARARKYHGYIFQAHNLHGSLTALQNVKMGLELHQELTVAEMKARSRQMLEQVGLGDRIDYYPENLSGGQKQRVAIARALVSHPKLVLADEPTAALDSKSGRDVVNLMQTLAKEQGCTILLVTHDNRILDIADRIVSMEDGKLKENATTAS; via the coding sequence ATGCCTACCAAACTCGCGATGGAAAGTGCAATTTCGATTGGACATCTCAATCATTACTTTGGTAAAGGACAACTTCGCAAACAAGTCTTATTCGAGATCGATCTCGAAATTAATACAGGCGAAATTGTCATTATGACCGGCCCTTCGGGTTCGGGAAAAACCACTTTATTAACATTAATCGGTGGCTTGCGAGCCGCTCAATCTGGCAGTTTGCAAGTCCTCGGACAGGAATTATACGGCGCAACTTCTCAACAACTCGCGCGAGCGAGAAAGTACCACGGCTATATTTTTCAAGCGCATAACTTGCACGGAAGTTTAACGGCATTGCAAAATGTTAAAATGGGCTTAGAACTGCATCAAGAACTTACTGTAGCCGAAATGAAAGCGCGATCGCGGCAGATGTTAGAACAAGTGGGATTGGGCGATCGCATTGATTATTACCCCGAGAACTTATCCGGCGGACAAAAACAACGAGTTGCGATCGCGCGCGCCCTCGTCAGCCATCCCAAATTAGTCCTCGCCGACGAACCCACCGCCGCCTTAGATAGTAAATCGGGGCGAGATGTCGTTAATTTAATGCAAACTTTAGCCAAAGAGCAAGGCTGCACGATTTTATTAGTTACTCACGATAATCGGATATTAGATATAGCCGATCGCATTGTTAGCATGGAAGATGGAAAGTTAAAAGAAAACGCTACTACCGCTTCGTAA
- a CDS encoding ABC exporter membrane fusion protein, which yields MQDAIGYKDASIKGTSRRWVAIAAILLLGVGGAIAYNWRRVAFVKPETPAPVAAPVIHTVTALGRLSPRGETVKLSAPSSTQGNRVDRLLVEEGDRVEVGQLIAVLYSRDRLQAVLAEAQQEVSLAQAKLAAIQAGAKSGEIEAQRAEVARLEADRQGSIEAQAAAVQRLQLQLQNAQTEYDRYQTLYQAGAISASQRDNKQLTRDTAQQSLQEAQATLERLRTTRPQELNKARATLAGVAEVRSVDVEVARAEVNRAIANFNEAKASLAETEVRSPIEGEILDIHTRAGETISSDGIVEIGHTEQMQAIAEVYQSDVAKIHSGQRARVTSDVFPEALTGTVERVGSQVRRQTVVNTDPSANIDSRIIEVRVNLDAASSQKAAKFTNLQVQIAIEQ from the coding sequence ATGCAGGATGCAATCGGGTATAAAGATGCGTCGATTAAAGGAACCTCGCGGCGATGGGTCGCGATCGCGGCAATTCTCCTCTTGGGGGTTGGGGGCGCGATCGCTTACAATTGGCGACGGGTAGCCTTCGTGAAACCAGAAACCCCCGCCCCGGTCGCTGCCCCGGTAATCCACACCGTAACAGCCCTAGGACGATTATCCCCTCGGGGGGAAACGGTTAAACTGTCCGCCCCGTCTTCAACTCAAGGGAATCGAGTCGATCGATTGTTAGTGGAGGAAGGCGATCGCGTTGAGGTCGGTCAGCTAATTGCGGTACTCTATTCGCGCGATCGCCTGCAAGCCGTTCTTGCCGAAGCCCAGCAAGAAGTAAGCCTTGCACAGGCAAAACTTGCAGCCATTCAAGCGGGGGCAAAATCGGGCGAAATCGAGGCGCAACGGGCAGAAGTAGCCAGATTAGAAGCCGATCGCCAGGGTAGCATTGAAGCGCAAGCAGCGGCAGTACAACGGTTGCAGTTGCAACTCCAAAACGCGCAGACGGAGTACGATCGCTACCAAACGCTTTATCAAGCGGGGGCGATTTCTGCCTCCCAGCGGGATAACAAGCAATTAACGCGCGATACGGCCCAACAGTCCTTACAAGAAGCGCAAGCCACGCTAGAACGCCTTCGGACGACGCGCCCGCAGGAATTGAATAAAGCCAGGGCAACCCTAGCCGGAGTTGCAGAGGTGCGTTCTGTCGATGTGGAAGTTGCGCGGGCGGAAGTGAATCGCGCGATCGCGAACTTCAACGAAGCCAAGGCGAGTTTAGCCGAAACCGAAGTGCGATCGCCGATCGAGGGCGAAATCCTCGATATTCATACGCGGGCGGGCGAGACAATTTCCAGCGATGGCATTGTTGAAATCGGTCATACCGAACAGATGCAAGCGATCGCAGAAGTTTATCAAAGCGATGTCGCAAAAATCCACTCCGGACAGCGCGCGCGCGTCACCAGCGATGTCTTCCCGGAAGCCTTAACCGGAACCGTCGAGCGAGTGGGTTCCCAAGTGCGCCGCCAAACCGTGGTTAATACCGATCCTAGCGCTAACATTGATTCCCGAATCATTGAAGTGCGCGTCAACTTAGATGCGGCTTCCAGCCAAAAAGCCGCGAAATTCACCAACTTACAAGTTCAGATTGCGATCGAACAATGA
- a CDS encoding tetratricopeptide repeat protein — MEIPLFKLPEDVYRWHSECTYNFTKEELCQEYERFQESSFNLVNAIANEAFYEVVKKTALMMWITFKMTEALELMEVLYSQNPQDSELVYYMAQLCEEIPDLSLAQQYYHHYIFLQPQALPDNNFQIDTWFKQYHAFHPNTIEALTALGNICLETTGNKKKALKLYERTIRIKPDDPFAPHLKAAKIKLELEGHFSNYLRSLERSYTNYQTYLKISYNPQISPCEDLPDLQRWAAKKYPFYVGRVTQSYVNFFYGREYLQVGKKLEEEGRQIENNASFSRKHRDAIAYALKYYVKSRKILESGRDSRQHSYRNCYKFIAERNPSQHEYQAVLVEALLGQAGILSKRRERDQVVKLCEKVLEIDPRNEVALELLKKPSRI; from the coding sequence ATGGAAATTCCACTTTTTAAACTGCCAGAAGACGTTTATCGTTGGCATAGCGAATGTACTTATAATTTCACGAAAGAGGAGCTTTGTCAGGAGTACGAACGCTTTCAAGAGTCGAGTTTCAATTTAGTCAACGCGATCGCGAATGAAGCCTTTTACGAAGTTGTCAAAAAAACCGCCTTGATGATGTGGATTACCTTCAAAATGACGGAGGCTTTAGAATTAATGGAAGTTCTTTACTCCCAAAATCCTCAAGATTCCGAACTCGTTTATTACATGGCACAGCTTTGCGAAGAAATCCCCGATCTGTCTTTAGCCCAGCAATATTACCATCATTACATTTTCCTGCAACCCCAAGCATTGCCGGATAACAATTTCCAGATCGATACTTGGTTTAAACAATATCATGCTTTTCATCCCAATACTATCGAAGCGTTAACCGCTTTAGGAAATATTTGTCTGGAAACAACGGGGAATAAAAAGAAAGCCCTTAAACTCTACGAGCGCACCATCCGGATTAAACCCGACGATCCTTTTGCTCCTCATTTAAAAGCAGCCAAGATAAAACTAGAACTGGAGGGACACTTCTCGAACTATTTGCGAAGCCTAGAGCGAAGTTATACCAATTATCAAACCTATTTAAAAATAAGCTATAACCCACAAATCTCTCCCTGCGAAGATTTACCAGATTTACAACGTTGGGCAGCGAAAAAATACCCTTTTTATGTAGGGCGCGTGACTCAAAGTTATGTCAACTTTTTTTACGGACGAGAATACTTACAAGTGGGCAAAAAACTGGAAGAAGAAGGGCGACAGATCGAAAATAACGCCAGTTTTTCGAGGAAACACCGGGACGCGATCGCTTATGCTTTAAAATACTATGTCAAGAGTCGTAAAATTCTGGAATCGGGGAGGGATTCTCGTCAACACTCCTATAGGAATTGCTATAAATTTATTGCCGAGCGAAACCCTTCCCAGCACGAGTATCAAGCCGTTTTAGTTGAAGCGTTGCTCGGGCAGGCAGGAATTCTATCAAAACGCCGCGAGCGCGACCAAGTTGTTAAGCTTTGCGAGAAGGTTTTAGAAATAGATCCTAGAAATGAAGTGGCGTTGGAGTTATTGAAAAAGCCATCGCGGATTTAA
- a CDS encoding TetR/AcrR family transcriptional regulator produces the protein MSREGRSITLKDEPGMGQTKPKRADRQLSSEKTEAILVGGMQEFLAHGYAATSMDRVASAAKVSKATVYNHFQDKESLFAALVRRLVEKKFQSVFGLKDEQIGEMPPEVVLRRFANRALDLGTSDPQFLNFMRLILGESGRFPELARIFVRNIEQTAFKKICQYFTSCPHLKLSDPEATTRVFIGAIVHFLIVQEMLHGKEIIPMERDRLIDCLIDAIVFSK, from the coding sequence ATGTCAAGAGAAGGCAGATCGATTACCCTTAAGGATGAACCCGGCATGGGACAGACCAAACCCAAACGCGCAGACAGACAACTCTCGAGCGAGAAAACCGAAGCGATCTTAGTCGGAGGGATGCAAGAGTTTTTGGCGCATGGTTATGCAGCGACGAGTATGGATCGCGTTGCGAGCGCGGCGAAAGTCTCAAAAGCTACCGTGTATAATCACTTTCAGGACAAAGAGAGCTTATTTGCCGCGCTGGTTCGACGGCTCGTCGAGAAAAAGTTTCAGTCTGTTTTTGGGCTTAAGGACGAGCAAATTGGGGAAATGCCGCCGGAGGTTGTTCTTCGGCGTTTTGCCAATCGAGCCTTAGATCTGGGAACGAGCGATCCGCAATTCCTAAATTTTATGCGGCTGATCTTAGGAGAATCGGGTCGTTTTCCGGAGCTAGCTCGCATTTTCGTTCGCAATATCGAGCAAACGGCTTTTAAAAAGATCTGCCAGTATTTTACGAGTTGTCCGCACCTAAAACTGTCCGATCCTGAAGCAACAACGCGAGTTTTTATCGGCGCGATCGTGCATTTTTTGATCGTGCAAGAAATGTTACACGGCAAGGAGATTATACCGATGGAGCGCGATCGCTTGATTGATTGCTTGATTGACGCAATCGTCTTCTCCAAATAA